A region from the Pseudopipra pipra isolate bDixPip1 chromosome 8, bDixPip1.hap1, whole genome shotgun sequence genome encodes:
- the TEX36 gene encoding testis-expressed protein 36, with amino-acid sequence MSQDRGTNPRERRSGDWFAHVGECQDEFETTTSAAQRHVLDSTAAQGIDHRLPLEYKARDPKAGNKNFPFSSHDNKHSLCNAAEYFDLGMGLKKLDPDKQQGSSTNFFEWAHESIPSSEDGLTIYQTSFVTDENNENAEGPWFRRFPKHHGTNWSIEQPVLENVKNLQPDKSS; translated from the exons ATGTCCCAGGACAGGGGGACCAATCCCAGGGAGCGGCGCTCTGGCGACTGG TTTGCTCATGTTGGAGAGTGCCAGGATGAGTTTGAGACAACGACAAGCGCCGCACAAAGACATGTCCTGGACTccacagcagctcagggcaTTGATCACAGATTGCCTCTGGAATACAAAGCTCGGGACCCG aaagcagGGAACAAgaatttcccattttcttctcATGACAACAAACACAGCCTATGTAATGCAGCAGAGTATTTTGATCTT ggcaTGGGCCTGAAGAAGTTGGATCCAGACAAACAGCAAGGGAGCTCCACTAACTTCTTTGAGTGGGCTCATGAATCCATCCCTAGCAGTGAGGATGGCTTAACCATTTACCAGACATCCTTTGTGACAgatgaaaacaatgaaaacgCTGAGGGCCCCTGGTTTAGGCGGTTCCCAAAACACCACGGCACAAACTGGTCCATTGAGCAACCTGTTCTTGAGAATGTAAAAAACCTGCAGCCAGACAAGTCATCTTAA